One stretch of Tachysurus fulvidraco isolate hzauxx_2018 chromosome 12, HZAU_PFXX_2.0, whole genome shotgun sequence DNA includes these proteins:
- the LOC113659762 gene encoding MAP3K12-binding inhibitory protein 1 isoform X1 has product MAESEAAHEFCRDKKRKASTEEMSPEGLSRHSFQECFSSLIDSVTKFSNELKIRPEVLRITANVSALNFTQLQPSHVYSCLQQHISKLQTVSVHLKQILDAESPSHSANNEKTEKSKNKLAATSEEEIVVDQELSPTTSHQHSASKDKVMSQHDECRSVQIKAGKAEIERRISAFIERKQLEINENNVREFCNVINCNRENSCARTDAVFTPYPGFKSHVKVTRVVNTYGPQTRGGRSEHGEQQQGSYSRDCGNPVIEERLHNIEAHLKLTAAGPVPQSIYQRLKKLEDRILELEGLSPEYFHSMSYSHKRPKISVSQSYSLSEIDGKISAVRSALLKRASEFQSRDVREFPF; this is encoded by the exons ATGGCGGAGAGTGAAGCGGCTCACGAGTTCTGCAGGGATAAGAAACGTAAAGCAAGCACGGAAGAAATGAGTCCTGAGGGGTTGAGTAGACATTCTTTCCAAGAGTGCTTCTCTTCCTTAATCGATTCGGTCACAAAGTTTAGCAACGAG CTGAAAATAAGACCTGAGGTTTTAAGGATCACTGCCAATGTGAGTGCTCTTAACTTCACTCAACTACAACCATCGCATGTGTACAGCTGTTTACAGCAGCACATCTCCAAGTTGCAG ACTGTGTCAGTACATCTGAAACAAATATTGGATGCTGAGAGCCCATCTCATTCAGCCAATaatgaaaaaacagagaaatcCAAGAATAAGTTGGCAGCAACATCTGAAGAAGAGATAGTGGTAGACCAAGAGCTCTCTCCTACCACATCACATCAACACAGTGCTTCAAAAGACAAAGTGATGTCCCAACATGATGAGTGCAGATCTGTTCAAATCAAAGCTGGCAAAGCTGAG ATTGAACGTAGGATCTCTGCATTTATAGAGCGCAAACAGCTGGAGATCAATGAAAACAATGTGCGGGAGTTTTGCAATGTGATCAACTGCAATCGGG aaaaCAGTTGTGCCAGAACAGATGCAGTCTTCACACCCTATCCAGGTTTCAAAAGTCATGTCAAAG TGACTCGAGTAGTGAACACGTATGGGCCCCAAACCCGAGGTGGGCGCTCTGAGCATGGAGAGCAGCAGCAGGGGTCGTACAGCAGAGACTGTGGAAACCCTGTCATCGAGGAACGGCTACACAACATAGAAGCTCACCTGAAGCTAACGGCAG CAGGTCCTGTGCCTCAGAGCATTTACCAGCGGCTAAAAAAGTTAGAGGATCGAATCTTGGAGCTCGAGGGTCTTTCCCCAGAGTACTTCCACTCCATG AGTTATTCTCACAAACGTCCGAAAATCTCGGTTTCTCAG AGCTACAGCCTGTCTGAGATAGATGGGAAGATCAGTGCAGTTAGAAGTGCTTTACTGAAGAGAGCAAGCGAGTTCCAGTCCAGAGATGTCAGGGAGTTTCCattctga
- the LOC113659762 gene encoding MAP3K12-binding inhibitory protein 1 isoform X2, with amino-acid sequence MAESEAAHEFCRDKKRKASTEEMSPEGLSRHSFQECFSSLIDSVTKFSNELKIRPEVLRITANVSALNFTQLQPSHVYSCLQQHISKLQTVSVHLKQILDAESPSHSANNEKTEKSKNKLAATSEEEIVVDQELSPTTSHQHSASKDKVMSQHDECRSVQIKAGKAEIERRISAFIERKQLEINENNVREFCNVINCNRENSCARTDAVFTPYPGFKSHVKVTRVVNTYGPQTRGGRSEHGEQQQGSYSRDCGNPVIEERLHNIEAHLKLTAGPVPQSIYQRLKKLEDRILELEGLSPEYFHSMSYSHKRPKISVSQSYSLSEIDGKISAVRSALLKRASEFQSRDVREFPF; translated from the exons ATGGCGGAGAGTGAAGCGGCTCACGAGTTCTGCAGGGATAAGAAACGTAAAGCAAGCACGGAAGAAATGAGTCCTGAGGGGTTGAGTAGACATTCTTTCCAAGAGTGCTTCTCTTCCTTAATCGATTCGGTCACAAAGTTTAGCAACGAG CTGAAAATAAGACCTGAGGTTTTAAGGATCACTGCCAATGTGAGTGCTCTTAACTTCACTCAACTACAACCATCGCATGTGTACAGCTGTTTACAGCAGCACATCTCCAAGTTGCAG ACTGTGTCAGTACATCTGAAACAAATATTGGATGCTGAGAGCCCATCTCATTCAGCCAATaatgaaaaaacagagaaatcCAAGAATAAGTTGGCAGCAACATCTGAAGAAGAGATAGTGGTAGACCAAGAGCTCTCTCCTACCACATCACATCAACACAGTGCTTCAAAAGACAAAGTGATGTCCCAACATGATGAGTGCAGATCTGTTCAAATCAAAGCTGGCAAAGCTGAG ATTGAACGTAGGATCTCTGCATTTATAGAGCGCAAACAGCTGGAGATCAATGAAAACAATGTGCGGGAGTTTTGCAATGTGATCAACTGCAATCGGG aaaaCAGTTGTGCCAGAACAGATGCAGTCTTCACACCCTATCCAGGTTTCAAAAGTCATGTCAAAG TGACTCGAGTAGTGAACACGTATGGGCCCCAAACCCGAGGTGGGCGCTCTGAGCATGGAGAGCAGCAGCAGGGGTCGTACAGCAGAGACTGTGGAAACCCTGTCATCGAGGAACGGCTACACAACATAGAAGCTCACCTGAAGCTAACGGCAG GTCCTGTGCCTCAGAGCATTTACCAGCGGCTAAAAAAGTTAGAGGATCGAATCTTGGAGCTCGAGGGTCTTTCCCCAGAGTACTTCCACTCCATG AGTTATTCTCACAAACGTCCGAAAATCTCGGTTTCTCAG AGCTACAGCCTGTCTGAGATAGATGGGAAGATCAGTGCAGTTAGAAGTGCTTTACTGAAGAGAGCAAGCGAGTTCCAGTCCAGAGATGTCAGGGAGTTTCCattctga